The following proteins come from a genomic window of Malus sylvestris chromosome 4, drMalSylv7.2, whole genome shotgun sequence:
- the LOC126618760 gene encoding probable E3 ubiquitin-protein ligase LOG2, which produces MGNSGSRTNGGRRRHGSRQNRYVFAAATPYPSQYPNPNPPQYYQYQGYYPQQPMPLPLPAPYDQHHRVPHPHMDPAHPNWAGGRYRCGPVMQAPTPYVEHQKAVTIRNDVNLKKETLKVEPDEENPGSFLLSFAFDATVAGSITIIFFAKEGEACNLTPMKFNLHPPVTVHFEQGLGQKFRQPPGTGINFSMFEDTELLKVAELDIYPIAVKAEASPPAHDGSEGSPLSVTTNSQITQAVFEREKGEFQVRVAKQILWVKGMRCELQEIYGIGNSVEGDVDGNDPGKECVICLSEPHDTTVLPCRHMCMCNGCAKVLRFQTNRCPICRQPVERLLEIKVNDGPEE; this is translated from the exons ATGGGAAACAGCGGAAGCAGAACAAACGGCGGCCGCCGGAGACATGGGTCCCGCCAAAACCGCTACGTATTCGCAGCGGCGACTCCGTACCCGTCTCAGTACCCCAACCCCAACCCGCCCCAGTACTACCAGTACCAAGGTTACTACCCGCAGCAGCCCATGCCCTTGCCTCTGCCCGCTCCGTACGATCAGCACCACCGCGTCCCCCATCCCCACATGGACCCGGCCCATCCGAATTGGGCTGGCGGGCGGTACCGGTGCGGCCCGGTGATGCAGGCTCCGACGCCATACGTGGAGCACCAGAAGGCAGTAACTATAAGGAACGATGTGAATCTGAAGAAGGAGACTCTGAAGGTCGAGCCCGATGAGGAAAACCCTGGAAGCTTTCTCCTGTCCTTTGCTTTTGATGCCACTGTTGCTGGGAG CATCACCATTATCTTCTTTGCAAAAGAAGGCGAGGCCTGTAATCTGACACCAATGAAATTTAACCTTCATCCACCTGTGACAGTACATTTTGAACAAGGTCTGGGCCAGAAGTTCAGGCAGCCCCCTGGAACTGGAATTAACTTCTCAATGTTTGAGGATACAGAGTTACTGAAAGTAgctgagttggatatctatcCTATAGCTGTGAAGGCTGAGGCATCCCCTCCTGCCCATGATGGATCAGAGGGAAGCCCTTTGTCTGTAACAACAAACTCCCAGATAACTCAAGCTGTATTTGAAAGggagaaaggtgaattccaagTTAGGGTTGCCAAGCAGATTCTTTGGGTGAAGGGGATGAGGTGTGAACTACAGGAGATATATGGCATTGGTAATTCAGTTGAAGGTGACGTGGACGGGAATGACCCAGGGAAAGAATGTGTAATTTGCCTGTCTGAACCACATGATACAACTGTTCTTCCATGCAGACACATG TGCATGTGCAATGGGTGTGCCAAGGTCTTGAGATTCCAAACAAACCGCTGCCCTATTTGCCGACAACCGGTTGAGAGGCTTTTGGAGATAAAGGTCAACGATGGCCCTGAGGAATGA
- the LOC126618757 gene encoding uncharacterized protein LOC126618757, with protein MDLKGVRMQILHGSLARRVFLRAFLIAAAMSIIPLIHILSGTYMTMFTFVNSGDCAAELGRVAPVELTPEKFNFQSRFLNPFWGSYDSEQCKRDVNLTVSVVRELMGQKLLKYGTKALSIGEDSASAMLALQALGFPNARGVYKHRFFSLKHKQFVYEIDYVDKSFDFVLSRDLDKVSVPALLVLEIERVLSPGGIGAMLVGSSVSSPNSLIRSATPISSLLKSSSVVYVNYVNNFTLVVFKKNYDNAGLFEQYRLPADCRSLTNNRPLIGKMEPLVKEKPVEYGKRFAYLPNFVDLSSKRRLVYIDIGAAQHLNSNVTNWFLPSYPIEHKDFNVYFVDHNTSVLLSYVKKPGITFVYHPGLAGIKPKVNVTIDGDTDPYVGDEGFDFLVWFKETVGFADFVVLKMNAGSAELKFLTELFESGAICFVDELFLHCSGQVDAGGAMPVDCMDIFGSLRSSGVFVHQWWGDGNPGDVLLSVG; from the coding sequence ATGGATTTGAAGGGCGTGAGAATGCAGATCCTTCATGGGTCTTTGGCCCGGCGCGTGTTTCTCCGGGCATTCTTGATCGCCGCGGCTATGTCGATCATACCATTGATCCACATTTTGTCCGGGACCTACATGACAATGTTCACTTTTGTGAACTCCGGCGACTGCGCCGCCGAACTGGGCCGTGTCGCCCCTGTCGAATTGACCCCGGAGAAGTTCAACTTCCAGAGTCGGTTCCTGAACCCCTTCTGGGGGTCTTACGATTCGGAGCAGTGCAAGCGGGATGTGAATTTGACTGTCAGTGTGGTCAGAGAGCTCATGGGTCAGAAGCTATTGAAATACGGTACAAAAGCTCTCTCTATAGGAGAAGATTCCGCCTCAGCCATGCTGGCATTGCAAGCTTTGGGATTTCCCAATGCTCGTGGTGTTTACAAACACCGGTTCTTCTCGCTCAAGCACAAACAGTTTGTGTATGAAATTGACTATGTGGACAAGTCTTTTGATTTTGTGCTTTCCAGGGATCTCGATAAGGTTTCTGTCCCTGCGCTACTAGTGCTTGAGATCGAGCGTGTTCTTAGCCCCGGTGGAATTGGGGCTATGCTTGTGGGTAGTAGTGTTTCCTCCCCAAATAGCTTGATTAGGTCTGCTACCCCAATTTCTTCACTGCTGAAAAGTTCCAGTGTTGTGTACGTTAATTACGTCAATAACTTCACACTGGTTGTGTTCaagaaaaattatgacaatGCTGGTCTCTTTGAGCAGTATCGCCTTCCAGCTGACTGCCGATCCCTCACAAACAATCGACCTCTCATTGGGAAAATGGAGCCTCTGGTGAAGGAAAAACCAGTGGAGTATGGAAAGAGGTTCGCCTATTTGCCTAATTTTGTTGATCTTTCCTCAAAGAGGCGTTTGGTCTATATTGATATTGGGGCAGCACAGCATCTGAACTCAAATGTTACAAATTGGTTCCTGCCTTCTTATCCCATCGAACACAaagatttcaatgtttattttgttgACCATAACACTTCTGTTCTGTTATCCTACGTCAAAAAGCCGGGAATCACCTTTGTTTATCATCCAGGGCTGGCCGGAATCAAGCCAAAAGTCAATGTTACAATCGATGGAGACACAGATCCATATGTCGGAGATGAAGGGTTTGATTTCCTCGTTTGGTTCAAAGAAACAGTGGGGTTTGCAGATTTCGTGGTGCTCAAGATGAATGCAGGCAGTGCAGAACTGAAGTTCCTCACGGAACTGTTTGAAAGTGGAGCCATATGCTTTGTAGACGAGCTGTTTCTTCACTGCTCAGGCCAAGTAGATGCTGGAGGTGCAATGCCGGTGGACTGCATGGACATCTTCGGAAGCCTCCGCAGCAGTGGCGTGTTTGTCCATCAGTGGTGGGGAGATGGCAACCCCGGTGATGTTCTCCTATCTGTTGGTTGA